GCGCAGCTCCATCATGGCGTCCCAAGGGTCAGCACGAGACATACGGTCAAGGCTTTCCATCAAGAGGTAAGACCCTTGAGGAATTGCGCCTTGCTGGACCGCAACGAGGAACTCGCCTAGCTTCCCCGTCTGGATATTCGCGCCACGGAACGCCGATACGCCGAGGTCAGCAAAAGACCTAGTGTCCAGCACAAGGCCGTGCTCTCGCGCATACCGGGCGGCAAGCTCAGTCTGGCGACGGAAGCTATCACCGCGCATTTGCTCAGGCGTCGAGAACCGGAGGTATGAGAAGGCGAGGGGAGGAGAGGCCACAGACATAAAAATCTCCATCAATGTGAAAAGGTCTCTTGTCAATACCATGCTGATGATCGGCCCGCCGGGCGCGGGAAAGTCGATGCTGGCGCAGCGCCTTCCCTCCATCCTGCCGCGGCTCGCGCCGCGCGAGCTTCTCGAGGTGTCGGTGGTGGCCTCGCTCGCCGGCGAGATCGCCAGCGGCAGGCTGTCGGATCGCCGGCCCTTCCGCGCCCCGCACCATTCAGCGACCATGCCCGCCCTTGTCGGCGGCGGCGCGCGGCTGCGGCCGGGCGAGGCCTCGCTCGCCCATTGCGGGGTGCTGTTCCTCGACGAATTGCCGGAGTTCTCCCCGCAGGTGCTGGATTCGCTGCGCCAGCCGCTGGAGACGGGCGAATGCGTCGTCGCCCGCGCCAATGGCAGCGTTTCCTTTCCCGCCCGCTTCCAGCTGATCGCGGCGATGAATCCGTGCCGCTGCGGCATGGCGGGCGAGCCGGGCTTCCGCTGCGCCCGCGGCCCGCGCTGTGAGAGCGACTACCGGGCGCGGATTTCCGGGCCGCTGCTCGACCGCATCGACCTGCGCATCGACGTGCCGGCGGTATCCGCCGCCGATCTCATCGCCCCGTCGCGTTCCGAGGCGAGCGCGGCGGTGGCGCATCGCGTCGCGCTTGCCCGCGAGGTCCAGGGGCGGCGCTACCAGGCGTTCGGCCTCGATCCGGCGACCACCAACGCGCAATGCCCGGTGGCGGTGATCGAGGAGGTCGCCGCGCCGGACCATGCCGGAGCCGCGCTGCTGCGCGACGCGAGCGAGAAGCTGGCGCTCTCGGCTCGCGCCTATCATCGCGTGCTCAAGGTCGCCCGCACCCTCGCCGACCTTGACGGCACTGAGACGGTCGGGCGCATGCATCTGGCGGAGGCCATCTCGTGGCGGATGACGAATGAAAGGCAGGCGCGGGCGGCGTAGGCGGGTATCGCACAGGCGGGAGGAGGAACAGGCCGGAGCAGCGGGGAGGGCGTTCGTCGGGTTCGTCGCCCCGTCCGCTCGATGCGGTCGGGCTCACGCGACGCAGGGCGATTCCGTCTGGCTGCAAGGCTCTGGCCAGCTTGCGAGGCTTGGGAAAGAAAGACGCCCGCGAGAGGCGGGCGTCTTCGATTGGATAGATTTTTCCGCCGGGTCACGAAGGCTTCCCGGCAGCGGAAAGTGTCAGCGCTTGCGGCCGAGGCCGGTCTTCTTGGCCAGCGCGGAGCGGGCCGCGGCGTAGTTGGGGGCGACCATCGGATAGTTGGGCTCGAGGCCCCACTTCTCGCGATACTGTTCCGGCGTCAGGCCGTAATGGGTCATCAGGTGACGCTTCAGCGACTTGAACTTCTTGCCGTCCTCGAGGCAGATGATGTAGTCGTCGAAGACCGAACGCTTCGGGTTGACGGCAGGCTTCTGCTTTTCTGCGGGGGCTTGCTCGGGAACGCTGCCGACCCGGCCGAGCGCGGCATGAACTTCGGCGATGAGATTGGGAAGCTCGGCCGCCGGTACGGGGTTGTTGCTGACATAGGCCGAGACGAGATCGGCCGTCAGCTCAAGTAGAATATCCTGATTGGCGGTAGGTGTTTCGGAATTGCTCATTAACATGGCCCTGATGGTGAATAGATGGAATGAACGGGGCGCATGCACCCCGCCATGACGCGTGGTGACGCCTTTTGGCGGCGCCTTCGATTCACGCAATCGTTTCATAAATGATCCCGATCACGTAACAAGTCAATTCAATGCCCGGAAAAAGACGGAAGTAGAACGCGAGATTCCGGTTTCATTTGCATTCATCTTGAGGCTGCGCCGGTTACACTGTGTATCAATCGGTGATTGATCTGCATCTTCGTGCAACTTTAAGTAAACTGGCCGAACCGGATCGTGGACGGATCGTCGCCGGGGCGGCTGTGGGCCCCGGCATCCTTTTTCGCGCGAGGCGGTCGGGCGGGGCGGAAAGTGCCGTGGCGGGCTGGAAAGGCCGGACTATCCCGTTGTTTTGGCCCGGTTTATGTCGCCGTGACGATTTCGCCCGCCGGCAATATGGTCTATTGCGCAACCGTCGCGAACCGCATGCGGGTCGCGGCTACCGACCATCGAGGAGCGCCCTTCATGACCCGTCCTGCTTCCTTTCCCGTCCTTCTCCCGCCGCGGGCCGAGGCGCGTCCGGTCACGGATGTCCGCCACGGCATCGCGCGCACGGATGAGTATGGCTGGCTGCGCGCCGACAACTGGCAGCAGGTTTTCCGCGACCCTTCCGTGCTCGATCCGGCGATCCGCAGCCATCTCGACGCCGAGAACGCCTACCAGAGCGAGCTGATGGCCGACACGGCCGCGCTGCGAGAGGCGCTGTTCGGGGAGATGAAGGGCCGGATCAAGGAGGACGATTCGAGCGTGCCGATGAAGGACGGGCCCTTCGCCTACGGCACCTCCTACCGCACCGGCGGCCAGCATCCGCGCTTCTTCCGCACGCCGCGCGACGGCGGCGCGGAGACGATCCTGATCGACGGCGACGCGGAGGCCGCCGGCAAGGCCTATTTCCGCCTCGGCGGCGCCGATCATTCCTCCGATCACCGGCTGCTCCTGTGGAGCTGCGACGACAAGGGCTCGGAGTTCTTCACCCTCAAGGTGCGCGACGCCGAGACCGGGACTGATTTCAAGGACGAGATCGCCGACACAGGCGGCTCGGGCGAATGGGACGCCGCCAATCGGGGCTTCTTCTATACCCGGCTCGACGAGAACCATCGCCCGTCGCGCATCTTCCACCACCGGCTGGGCGACGACCCGGCCACGGATCGCCTGATCTACGAGGAGACGGATCCCGGCTTCTTCATGGACGTTGCCGGCACGCGGCTCAACGACTGGATCATGATCGGCATCAACGATCACGAAACCAGCGAATACCGCCTGCTTCCGGCATCCGACCCGCAGGCGGAGCCGGTGCTGGTCAAGGCGCGCGAGGAAGGCGTGCAATACGATCTGGAGGCGGGCGGCGACGTCTTCTTCATCCTGACCAATTCGGGCGGAGCGAAGGATTTCCGCATCATGACCGCGCCGGTGTCGGACCCGCGCGAGGAGAACTGGCGCGAGCTGGTGCCGCACGAGCCGGGCCGGCTGATCCTGTCGATCCTCGCCTTCCGCGACTGGCTGGTGCGGCTGGAGCGCAAGGACGGCCTGCCGCGCATCGTCGTGCGCGCCCGCGCCGGCGGCGAGGAGCACGTCATCGCCTTCGACGAGGAGGCCTATTCACTGGGGCTCAACGGCTCCTACGAATACGACACCGACGTGATCCGCTTTTCCTATTCGTCGATGACGACACCGGCCCAGGTGTTCGACTACGACATGCGCACGCGCGAGCGCACGCTTCTGAAGACGCAGGAAGTGCCTTCGGGGCACGATCCGGAGGATTACGTCACCCGCCGGCTGATGGCGAAGGCTGAGGACGGCGCGCTGGTGCCGATCTCGGTGCTCTACCGCAAGGATACGCCGCTCGACGGCTCCGCGCCCTGCCTGCTCTACGGCTACGGCGCCTACGGAATCTCGATTCCGGCCGGGTTCAACACCAACTGCCTGTCGCTGGCCGATCGCGGCTTCGTCTACGCCATCGCCCATATCCGCGGCGGCAAGGACAAGGGCTATGCCTGGTACGAGGACGGCAAGCGCGAGAAGAAGCGCAACACCTTCAGCGACTTCATCGCCGCGGGCCGGCATCTGGCAGCGGAAGGGTTCACCGCCCATGACCGGATCGTGGCGCAGGGCGGCTCGGCCGGGGGCATGCTGATGGGCGCGGTCGCCAACATGGCGCCGCAGGACTTCGCCGGCATCATCGCCGAGGTGCCGTTCGTCGACGTGCTCAACACCATGCTCGACGCCAGCCTGCCGCTCACCCCACCGGAATGGCCCGAATGGGGCAATCCGATCGAATCGGCCGAGGACTACCGGACGATCGCCGCATATTCGCCCTACGACAATGTCGGGCGGCAGGCCTATCCGCCGATCCTCGCCGTCGCCGGCCTCACCGACCCGCGCGTCACCTATTGGGAACCGGCGAAATGGGTGGCGCGGCTGCGCGCCATGAAGACCGACGACAATCCGATCCTGTTCCGCATCAACATGGACGCCGGCCATGCCGGCGCGTCGGGGCGGTTCTCGCGCCTCGAGGAGATCGCATATTCCTACGCCTTCGCGCTGAAGGTGACCGGCAAGGCGTGAGCGCAGGCGGGGGGCATCTCCCGCCGCCTGCCGGGCTCAGTAGGCGTCGGGGTGCGCCGGGATCGCCTTCAGATAGGCGGCGATGGCCTCGCGGTCGGAGGCGGGAAGCTCGGCCATGTTGCGCACCACCGAGGCCATCTTGCCGCCGACGGAATCGTAGTCGGGCGTGAAGCCGCTTTCGAGCAGCACGACGATGTCGTCCTCGCTCCAGTCTCCGAGGCCGCCTTCGCCGGAGGTGATGTTGTCGATGGTGCCGCGCCCTTCCATCGAGGCCGCGCCGGCCAGCCAGCGGCTGGTGTCCAGCCCGCCGAAGGCGTTGCGCGGCGTGTGGCACTCGCCGCAATGGCCCGGCCCCTCGACCAGATATTGCCCGCGGGCGACCTCAGGCGAGGGATCGTCGAGCGCGACCGCGGGGGAGGGGGTCAGGTAAAGCCGTTTCCACAGGCCGATGCCGCGGCGGACGTTGAACGGGAAACCGATCTCATTGGCGCCGGCACTGCCTTCCACCGCCGGCAGCGTCTGCATGAAGGCGTGAAGGTCGCCGACATCCTCGATTCGCATGCGGGCATAGGAGGTGTAGGGGAAGGCCGGATAGTAATGCGCGCCCTCGGGCGAGACGCCGCGCAGCATGGCGTTGGCGAGGTCCTGCGCGCTCCAGCCGCCGATGCCGTCGCGCTCGTGCTGGGAGATGTTGGGGGCGACGAAGGTGCCGAACGCGGTGGCGAAGCGCTCGCCGCCGACGAGGCGCAGGCGATCCTCGCCCGTGGCGCCGGGCGCGGCGTGGCACGAGGCGCATCCGGCGGCCCAGAACACCTGTTCGCCGCGCGCCGCATCGCCCGGGCCGAGCGCGGCGAGCGTTGCGGCGACGAGCCGGTCGGGCTGGGTCATCAGCCAGAAGCCCGCGCCGCCCACCACCGCGAGCGCCACGCCGGCAATGGCGAGCTTGCGCAACAGAGCCATCGGAGCGCCTCCGATCCGTTATTCGTTGCGATATTTTTCATGGCACGAGCCGCAGCTTCCGCCGACCGGGCCGAAGGCGGCCTGGAAGGCGGCGAGGTCCTGCGGCGCGGCGGCGACAGCGGCCGCGACGGCCTGCGCATATTTCTCGTTCTCGGCCTTGTATGCGTCGAAATCGTCCCAGATCGCCGACGCGGCCTTGGTGTCGCCGGTGTCGCTGCCCTGCGGCCACAGCGCGTCGACGTCGGCGGCGGCTTCGGCATTGGTTTCCAGCTTCGCCAGCGCCTCGTTGACGGCTGCGGCGTCGAAATCGGCCCGGCCCTGGGCGATCGGGCCGAGGATGCGCATGATCTGGCCGCGCTCCTTCATGTTCGCCTGGCGCTGTTCGAGCGGGTCTGCGGCGGCGCCGGCGACCGTGATGGAAAGGGCGGCGGCGGCGAGGGCGAACAGTTTCATGAAATGCTCCGTTTGCTGGCAGATGCTGGCGCGAGAACGCGATCTTGTCGGATTCGTTCGCAAGATGAAGTCACAACCATGGTGCGGCGCGTCACGCTTGCGTGATGGTTGTTGCGCCAAAAGAAAAAGCCCCGGCGGACCGGGGCTTTCTGCTTGCGTCTTCGGCGAAGGCCGGCGCTTACCTGGTAGCCGCCTCGTAGCGCTCCAGCACGTAGTCCCAGTTGATGAGGCTGTCGACGAAGGCTTCGAGATATTTCGGGCGGGCGTTGCGGTAGTCGATGTAGTAGGAATGCTCCCACACGTCGACGCCGAGGATCGGGTCGCCGCCGTGGACCAGCGGGTTCTCGCCGTTCGGGGTCTTGGAGATCTCCAGCTTGCCGTCCTTGACCGAGACCCAGGCCCAGCCCGAGCCGAACTGGGTGGTGCCGGCATTGATGAAGTCGGCGCGGAACTTGTCGTAGCCACCGAGATCGGAATCGACCGCCTTCTGCAGCTTGCCCGGCAGGCTCTTGCCGCCGCCGCCCTTCTTCATCCACTTCCAGAAATGGATGTGGTTGTAGTGCTGGGCCGCGTTGTTGAAGAGGCCCTGGTTCTTGCCGAACGAGGCCTTCACTACCTCCTCGACCGACTTGCCTTCCATGCCGGCCTCGGCGGCGAGCTTGTTGCCGTTGTCGACATAGGCCTTGTGGTGCTTGTCGTGGTGATATTCGAGCGTCTCCTTCGACATGAAGGGCTGGAGCGCCTCGTAGTCGTAGGGCAGTTCGGGAAGTTCAAAGGCCATGGAAAATCTCCCTTCATGGATCGGTGGGGCGTACGATACCTCCTAGATAGGCGCGGCGCGCGACGGCGCAACGCCCATCCCGGATATGTTCCTTAGCGCCTATCGCACAGGTGTGGAATGCGCCCATTCCCAATAGAGCTCCCGCGCCTTCTTGGCCACGGGTCCGGGCTGAAGATCGCGGTTCTCCATGCGAATAACGGGCACGACCTTGGAATGGTTGCCGGTGGAGAAGATTTCGTCCGCGTTCATGAAATCGGCGACCGAAAGCGCCTTCTCGCTGACCCGGTAGCCGGCCGCGCCGAGCAGCGACATGGTGCGCGCGCGGGTGATTCCGGCGAGGAACGCGCCGTTGGCGACCGGGGTGAAGACGTGGCCGTCCTTGACCATGAACACGTTGGACGAGGCGGTTTCCGCCACGTTGCCCAGCATGTCGCGCACCAGCGCGTTGTCGTAGCCGCGCGCCTTGGCTTCCATGATGGCGCGGCCGTTGTTGGGATAAAGGCAGCCGGCCTTGGCGTTGGTCGGCATGGTCTCGACGGTCGGCCGGCGGAAGGGCGACACGGTCAGCGAAAAGCCGCTGGGCGGCAGCATCGGCGACTCGTAGAGGCAAAGGCAAAAGCGGGTAGTCTCCGGGTCGGCCGGCACGCCCATATAGCCGCCGTCCTCGGCCCAGTACATCGGCCGGATGTAGACGGCGGTGTCGCGGTCGAACTTGCGCAGGCCCTCCCATGTCAGCGCCTCGATCTCCTCGGCCGCCATGGTCGGCTTCAGCCCGAGCGCGGTGGCCGAGGCGTTGACGCGCTGGCAGTGAAGGTCGAGGTCGGGCGCGATGCCCTCGAACCAGCGCGCCCCGTCGAACACGCTCGAGCCCAGCCACATGGCATGGCTGCGCGGGCCGAGGATGGCGGGATTGCCTTCGTGCCAGTCTCCGTCGATGAAGGTCCAGGTGCGGCTCCAGGCGGGCGAGGGTCGGCTCATCGGGAATGTCCTTGCTATCGGGATTCTGTCTTTCAGGGCTTGTCTCAAGGCGGGCGAGCATCGAATGCTCTTTGGAAGCCCGCGTCAACCGACAGGAAAGAGGTTCCTTCGGTCCAGCCATAGCTTGCCAATCGCGTTGCTTGACCCCGGCAGAAGATTGGGATTGAAGTCCTGCGCGAAAGGCATGTTCCCATGGCATATTCGGCTTACGTCTTCGACGCCTACGGCACCCTGTTCGACGTGCATGCGGCCGTGCGCCGCCATGCCGGGGCGGTCGGCCCCGACGGCCAGCTCCTGTCGGAGATCTGGCGCGCCAAGCAGCTCGAATATTCGTGGACCCGCACGCTGATGGGCAGCTATCGCGACTTCTGGCAATTGACGGAAGAGGCGCTCGACTATGCCTTCCGCAAGGTGCCCACGGCCGACCCCGCCCAGCGGCAGAACCTCCTCGACGCCTATTGGCAGCTCGATTGCTACCCCGAGGTGCCGGCCGTGCTGAAGGCGCTGAAGGCGGCGGGCGGGCGAATCGCGATCCTGTCCAACGGCTCGCCCGCGATGCTCGAATCGGCCGTCCGCTCCGCCGCGCTCGACCTCGTCGTCGACGAGATCTTCTCGGTCGACGCGGTGCGCCGGTTCAAGACCGACCCGCAGGTCTACGACCTCGTCACCACCGCGTGGCGGCTCTATCCGCAGGCGGTGTCGTTCCAGTCCTCCAACCGGTGGGATATTGCCGGGGCGCAGAAATTCGGCTTCCGCACGGTGTGGATCAACCGCTCCAGCCAACCCGACGAATATCGAGACCACGAGCCGGAGCTGATCCTGCCGTCGCTGGAGGGGATGCTGAGCGCCATGTGAGCGATGCGACCGTCCGAACAGCACGGAATGTTACCGCGATGCAACAGACGGGTCTCGCTCCGGCGTTTGCGATTTGTTATCCATGTTTCGAGCAAATTTCGTGACAGCTTCTCCGCCCGGCTGGAATCGGGCGCGGTTTCAGGGGGAAAACCGTGCCGTACCCGGTCGTTTCAAAACCTGCCTTCAATAGCCCCGATGGAGCCGACGTGACCGCCGCCCTTGACAAGAATCCGCTTTCCCGACGCGCGCTGCTGGTCGCAGCGTCGGCGTCCGTCGCTTCGGTGGCCCTCGCGGGCTGCACCACCACCGAGGGCGGCCGCAGGCCGGGCGAGCGCCAGCCGGCGGAGCCGCCCGCGCCCAGCCTCGGCTCGCCGGCCGCGATGTATGCGGCGGTCAACGATGGCGGCCACGCGATTCCGGCCGTGCCGTGGGAGAAGATCAACAAGCGCTACCTGCGCCAGATCGTTCCGGACCCGACGGGCGAGGCGCCCGGCACCGTGGTCGTCGATACCGGCAACCATTTCCTTTATGTGGTGCAGCGGTTCGGCCGCTCGGTGCGCTACGGCGTCGGCCTCGGCCGCCAGGGTTTCGAATGGTCGGGCAAGGGCGTCATCGAGTGGAAGCAGCACTGGCCGCGCTGGCATCCGCCGGCAGAGATGATCGAGCGGCAGCCCGAGCTGAAGAAATACGCCACCGAATACGACCCCAAGACCAAGGAATGGAAGGGCGGCATGGCGCCCGGCGTCAACAACCCGCTCGGCGCGCGCGCGCTTTATATCTACCAGAACGGCAAGGACACGCTCTACCGCCTGCACGGTTCGCCGGAATGGGCGTCGATCGGCCGGTCGGTGTCCTCGGGCTGCGTGCGCCTGATCAACCAGGACGTGATCGACCTCTACGACCGCGTGTCGGAGAAGTCGCCGATCGTCGTTACCTCGGGCCTGCGCGTCACCGCCTGAGGCGGCTTTCCGCGTGGGCGGATATGTCTTGAAGGGCGGATAGCAAGCGCGGGTATGTGCGGGCGAGCCTTCTCAAGAAGGCCGCCGCCTCCGCATCGCGCCCGATCGTCAACGGGTATTGCAACGAACCGATCAACAGGGCTTGCTCGAAGGCAATTTCTGCCGCGTCGGCTCCGCCAATCCGCGCAAGGCATGTCGCTGCATCGGCAAGCCGCCTCGCACCCACCCGCACGGCGAAGTGGACCAGGTGCCCGCGCGCATCGTCGCTGCATCCAGCCTCGATCATGCCTGCCAGACGCTCGGCGGCCTCGCTATTGCCAACGGTGCCTTCCGGCACATGCCATGCGTGTTCCATCGACAGCCACCGTATCGCAGCGGGCAGCGAGGCCCGGATCACGTCATCTTCCCGAACCTCGCGCACGCGGCGAAAACGGGTCCGCATCGTATAGGACTCGCCATAGTCGATGGTATCCGCTCGCCACGCGATGAGAAAATCATCGAGCGGCAGGGATGCGAAAGGGTAGCCTTGCGGGTCGTGCATCCGCACCCATCCGTCGTCCACGGCAAGCACGACGACATAGTGGTCCGCTCCCATTGGACTATCCATGCCGGGCTGATGCCGCAGGTTGCCCATCTCCACGGGGCCGACCCAGACCGGGCCTTCGGCGAGCGCCGATCCGAGCCGGGCAAGCGCATCCTCCGTGCTGCCGCCCTTGGTGACGGTCGAGGTCCAGCCCATCGCGTCGAGAGCCGTATCGAAACCGGCTTCAGGGGTCCATCCATAGGGACCGAAGAACGGCAGGGCGCCGCCCAAAAGCTGCATGCCGAAAGGGCTGCTGGTGGCGAACTCGATGACTGCTGTCGACGGCGCATCCCTGCCAAGCATCATCGCGAAAGAATTCGCGTAGCAGTATGGCCCGGAGCCGATATAGGGAACATGCTTCATGAGATTGCCTCCGACATGAATGCGAGAGGCACGACAAGAGCGGCATTTTCTCAAAAATTGTCAACGGTCGTCGCGGGATTCCCGAAGCCGCAGCAAGAACGACTGCACGGCATCGGCACTCGCATACGGCCGCTATCTCTTCCGCAGGCTGCCCAGAATCCCGCGCACCAGCTCGCGGCCGAGGGTCGAGCCGACGGTGCGGACTATCGACTTGATCGCGGTCTCGGTGACGCTCTGGCGCTGGCGGCCGCTGCTGCGCGTCGGTGCGCGGCGCGGGGCTTGCCGGCTGCCGCCGCCGTCGAAGTCGGGGAGGGTCCAGCCGGAGCCGGAGTCCGAGCCGGCGCGCCGGTCGCCCTGCCGCCCGTTGCGCTGGCGCTCCTTGTCCTCCTGCGCGCGGCGGTCGTCGTCCTCCTTGGCCTTCGCCGCTTCCTCGGCCCGCTTCTGGAGGATCTCGTAGGCGGATTCACGGTCGACCGTCTCGTCATACTGGCCGGCGACGGGGCTGAGGCCCATCACCGTCTTGCGCTCCTCCGGCGTCACCGGGCCCATGCGCGCCGAGGGCGGGCGGATCAACGTGCGCTCGACCATCGAGGGAATGCCCTTCTCCTGCAAGGTCGAGACCAGCGCCTCGCCGGTGCCGAGCTGGGTGATGGCGGTGGCGCAGTCGAAGTCGGGGTTGGGACGGAAGGTGTCTGCCGCCGTCTTCACCGCCTTCTGCTCGCGCGGCGTATAGGCGCGCAGCGCGTGCTGGATGCGGTTGCCGAGCTGCGCGAGCACCGTTTCCGGCACGTCGAGCGGGTTCTGGGTGACGAAATAGACGCCGACGCCCTTGGAGCGGATCAGCCGCACCACCTGCTCGACGCGTTCGAGAAGCGCGCGCGGCGCCTCGTTGAACAGGAGATGCGCCTCGTCGAAGAAGAAGACGAGCTTCGGCTTGTCCGGGTCGCCGACCTCGGGCAATTCCTCGAACAGCTCGGACAGGAGCCACAAGAGGAAGGTGGCGTAGAGGCGCGGGCTGCTCATCAACTTGTCGGCGGCCAGCACGTTGATCGCCCCGCGCCCGTCGCGCGTCGTGCGCATCAGGTCGGCGATCTTGAGCGCCGGCTCGCCGAAGAAATTGTCGCCGCCCTGTTGCTCCAGCACGAGGAGCTGGCGCTGGATCGCGCCGACCGACTGGCGCGAGACGTTGCCGTAGCGCGCGCCGATCTCCTGCGCCCGCTCGGCCATGTTGGCCAGCATCGCCTGAAGGTCCTTCATGTCGAGAAGCAGCAGCCCTTCCTCGTCGGCGATGCGGAAGGCGATGTTGAGCACGCCTTCCTGCGCTTCCGACAGGTTCATCAGCCGCGACAGGAGCAGCGGGCCCATCTCCGACACGGTGGCGCGGATCGGGTGGCCCTGCTCGCCAAACAGGTCCCAGAAGATGACCGGGAACTCGGCGAACTCGTAAGGGTCGAGTCTGATGGTCTCGGCGCGCTTCAGGAGGAAATCCTTGGCCTCGCCCATCATCGAGATGCCGGCGAGATCACCCTTGATGTCGGCGCAGAACACCGGCACGCCGGCGCTGGAGAAGCCCTCGGCGAGGATCTGCAGCGTCACCGTCTTGCCGGTGCCGGTCGCGCCGGTGACGATGCCGTGGCGGTTGGCGAATTTCAGCAGCAGCTCTTCCGCCTTCTGGTAGCTGTCGTCCGGCTTGCGGCTCGCCCCGAGGAAAAGGGCGCTTTGCTGCTGATCCCACATCTGTCGTCTCCGATCCTGTCCGGATGCCGGTATAGCCAGCGCGCTTGCCTCTGCCAATGCGCGTCGCGCAAGGGAAGCCGTTGCCGAATGAACACACGAGGAATGAATCGGTCCGGCAGGGGCGCCAATCGGCCCATGCTGCATTGCAGGGCTGTTCTTGCGACCCTATCTTGCCGGGCGAGTGTTGCCCTGGATTCTTCTGCGTCCGGGCACGCACGGGAGAAGACATGGAAGCGGCGATCATCAGCACCGGCAGTTTCGCGCCGATCGGCCGTTCCCAGTGGCTCGAATCGTCGAGGACGGGCGCGCCGCTGTCGCCGTCCTATGCCGATCTCCAGTTCGAGAAGCTGCGCCAGAACGGCTCGGAAAGCGCGGTCGACGCGCATCCGGGCGCGGCATGGACGATCGTGCAGCGGGTCGACGACATCGACGCGCGCCGGGCGAACCACCAGGCGCAGGACGACGTCGCGCAGGGCGCGACGGGCCTCGCGATCATCTTCCAGGACGCGCCCAACGCCTTCGGCTACGGCCTGCCGGCGAAGCCCGAGGCGCTCGCCGCCGCGCTTCATCACATCCCGCTCGACCAGGTCTATCTGCGCATCGATGCCCATCCGGCGAGCCGCGCCTCCGTCGACTGGCTGATCGAGCTGATGCGTCGGCGCAAGATCGATCTCGAGCGCATCAGCCTGTCCTTCGGCATCGACCCGGCGGCGATCTTCGCCGGAACCGGCGCGCTGCGCATGTCGATCAAGGCGCTTCACGCCTCCATGCCGCAATCGCTCGCCCATTTCTTCGCCATGGGCATCCCGGCGGTGCTGCTCGAGGCCGACGGGCGCCTCGTCCACAATGCCGGCGGCACCGAGGCGCAGGAGCTCGGCGTCATGCTGGCCTCGGCCGTGTCTCACCTGCGCATGTTCCAGGAGGCGCGCCAGCCGCTAGTCTACGCCGCGCCGCATATCGGCTTCGCGCTCGCCGTCGACCAGAACCAGTTCCTGTCGGTCGCCAAGCTGCGAGCCCTGCGGCGCCTGTGGGCGAAGGTGCAGGAAATCTGCGCCATTCCGCCCATCCAGGCCAAGATCCACGCCGAGACGTCGTGGCGGATGCTGGGCGCGCGCGATCTCGACACCAACGTGCTGCGCACCGCGCTCGCCGCCTTCGCCGCCGCCGCCGGCGGCGCCGACACGATCAGCGTCCTGCCGCACACGCTGCCCTGCGGCCTGCCCGAGGAGCGGGCGCGGCGGGTGGCGCGCAACGCGCAGCTCGTGCTCGCCGACGAGACGCACCTGTCCTTCCTCGGCAGTCCTTCGGCCGTCTCGGAGGAGCTCGACATCCTCGCCGCTTCGCTGTGCGAGGCGGCGTGGGAG
The window above is part of the Aquamicrobium sp. genome. Proteins encoded here:
- a CDS encoding methylmalonyl-CoA mutase family protein, which encodes MEAAIISTGSFAPIGRSQWLESSRTGAPLSPSYADLQFEKLRQNGSESAVDAHPGAAWTIVQRVDDIDARRANHQAQDDVAQGATGLAIIFQDAPNAFGYGLPAKPEALAAALHHIPLDQVYLRIDAHPASRASVDWLIELMRRRKIDLERISLSFGIDPAAIFAGTGALRMSIKALHASMPQSLAHFFAMGIPAVLLEADGRLVHNAGGTEAQELGVMLASAVSHLRMFQEARQPLVYAAPHIGFALAVDQNQFLSVAKLRALRRLWAKVQEICAIPPIQAKIHAETSWRMLGARDLDTNVLRTALAAFAAAAGGADTISVLPHTLPCGLPEERARRVARNAQLVLADETHLSFLGSPSAVSEELDILAASLCEAAWEEFRQIEAEGGLLASLAAGHVQRRIAETRALRLERMREEPRRVADEAGEAPAVIVPAAQRREPSPEGVVFCERLPAIRFDEMLGEG
- a CDS encoding helicase HerA-like C-terminal domain-containing protein, with the protein product MWDQQQSALFLGASRKPDDSYQKAEELLLKFANRHGIVTGATGTGKTVTLQILAEGFSSAGVPVFCADIKGDLAGISMMGEAKDFLLKRAETIRLDPYEFAEFPVIFWDLFGEQGHPIRATVSEMGPLLLSRLMNLSEAQEGVLNIAFRIADEEGLLLLDMKDLQAMLANMAERAQEIGARYGNVSRQSVGAIQRQLLVLEQQGGDNFFGEPALKIADLMRTTRDGRGAINVLAADKLMSSPRLYATFLLWLLSELFEELPEVGDPDKPKLVFFFDEAHLLFNEAPRALLERVEQVVRLIRSKGVGVYFVTQNPLDVPETVLAQLGNRIQHALRAYTPREQKAVKTAADTFRPNPDFDCATAITQLGTGEALVSTLQEKGIPSMVERTLIRPPSARMGPVTPEERKTVMGLSPVAGQYDETVDRESAYEILQKRAEEAAKAKEDDDRRAQEDKERQRNGRQGDRRAGSDSGSGWTLPDFDGGGSRQAPRRAPTRSSGRQRQSVTETAIKSIVRTVGSTLGRELVRGILGSLRKR
- a CDS encoding L,D-transpeptidase → MTAALDKNPLSRRALLVAASASVASVALAGCTTTEGGRRPGERQPAEPPAPSLGSPAAMYAAVNDGGHAIPAVPWEKINKRYLRQIVPDPTGEAPGTVVVDTGNHFLYVVQRFGRSVRYGVGLGRQGFEWSGKGVIEWKQHWPRWHPPAEMIERQPELKKYATEYDPKTKEWKGGMAPGVNNPLGARALYIYQNGKDTLYRLHGSPEWASIGRSVSSGCVRLINQDVIDLYDRVSEKSPIVVTSGLRVTA